The Tenebrio molitor chromosome 5, icTenMoli1.1, whole genome shotgun sequence genome has a segment encoding these proteins:
- the LOC138130322 gene encoding adult-specific cuticular protein ACP-20, with protein sequence MLVQITALAFLAGIASAGVVVGGYGDGVGVGLGGLGGGLGGVGVGLGGVGVVGGGHGVVDLHTPAHYQFKYGVEDHRTGDRKQQAEVRVGDVVKGEYSLAEPDGTVRVVKYTADDHNGFNAVVSRVGHAVHPQVLVRKAVVPVATHGVVGVGGLGGLGGVGLGGVGLGGVGLGGGLGGVGLLGGRGGLDRGILGGHGGYGIGIVLHCGSTSSIECPTNMFIQVLALAVFVACASAGGIGIGLGGLGGGVVDYHTPARYDFKYGVGDPKTGDQKQQAEVRVGDVVKGEYSLAEPDGTIRVVKYTADDHNGFNAVVSRIGHAVHPQTILVSKGLGLGGIGLGGIGLGGIGLGGHGLL encoded by the exons ATGCTAGTACAA ATTACCGCTTTGGCCTTCTTAGCCGGCATCGCCAGCGCCGGAGTAGTCGTTGGAGGATACGGCGACGGCGTTGGAGTAGGTCTTGGAGGATTAGGAGGAGGTCTCGGAGGAGTAGGAGTGGGTCTGGGAGGAGTTGGAGTGGTCGGAGGCGGCCACGGAGTCGTAGACTTACAT ACCCCGGCCCATTACCAATTCAAATATGGAGTCGAGGATCACAGAACTGGAGACAGGAAGCAACAAGCTGAAGTCCGCGTCGGAGATGTAGTCAAGGGAGAGTACTCCTTGGCTGAACCTGACGGCACCGTCCGCGTCGTCAAGTACACCGCCGATGACCACAACGGCTTCAACGCGGTCGTCAGCCGAGTAGGCCACGCTGTCCACCCTCAAGTCTTGGTCAGAAAAGCTGTAGTACCGGTTGCCACTCACGGAGTTGTCGGAGTTGGAGGACTCGGAGGATTGGGAGGTGTAGGACTTGGAGGAGTTGGTCTTGGAGGAGTCGGTCTCGGCGGAGGACTTGGAGGAGTTGGGCTTCTCGGCGGTCGCGGTGGATTGGACAGAGGAATCTTGGGAGGCCACGGTGGCTACGGAATTGGAATT GTCTTACACTGCGGCAGTACTTCATCCATCGAGTGTCCAACCAACATGTTCATCCAA GTCTTAGCTTTGGCGGTGTTCGTGGCGTGCGCCAGCGCCGGCGGCATCGGAATCGGACTGGGAGGTCTCGGCGGCGGCGTCGTGGACTATCAC ACCCCCGCCCGGTACGACTTCAAATACGGAGTGGGAGACCCCAAGACCGGTGACCAAAAGCAACAAGCCGAAGTGAGGGTTGGAGACGTGGTCAAAGGCGAGTACTCGTTGGCCGAGCCTGATGGTACCATCCGTGTGGTCAAATACACCGCTGATGATCACAATGGGTTCAACGCTGTGGTCTCGAGGATCGGACATGCTGTGCACCCTCAAACCATTTTGGTTTCGAAAGGGTTGGGACTTGGAGGGATCGGGCTCGGAGGGATCGGGCTCGGAGGGATTGGACTTGGAGGTCACGGATTGTTGTAA
- the LOC138131153 gene encoding adult-specific cuticular protein ACP-20-like codes for MITQIFVVVALAASASAIATSYAVGGLPLGGLEGGLGLGRIGGLGLGRIGGIGLEGGIGGIGLGGGIGGIGLGGGRLIGGHERVVDVYTPPRYQFKYGVGDPKTGDHKEQAEARVGDVVRGEYSLAEPDGTIRVVKYTADDHNGFNAVVSRIGHAAHPQVLLRGGLGLGGIGLGHGY; via the exons ATGATCACCCAG attTTCGTCGTCGTCGCTCTCGCGGCCAGCGCCAGCGCCATCGCCACCTCCTACGCCGTCGGAGGACTACCTTTGGGGGGTCTCGAAGGCGGCCTAGGACTGGGAAGAATCGGGGGGCTGGGACTGGGACGCATCGGGGGAATTGGACTTGAAGGCGGCATCGGCGGGATCGGACTTGGGGGTGGCATCGGCGGGATCGGACTCGGGGGTGGTAGACTAATCGGAGGACACGAACGCGTTGTGGACGTCTAC ACTCCACCTAGATACCAGTTCAAGTACGGCGTGGGAGATCCTAAGACTGGTGACCACAAGGAACAAGCGGAAGCTCGAGTTGGGGATGTAGTGCGAGGGGAGTACTCTTTGGCGGAACCTGACGGTACCATCCGTGTTGTGAAGTACACCGCTGATGACCACAACGGGTTCAACGCGGTGGTGTCGAGGATTGGGCACGCGGCACATCCCCAGGTTCTCCTGAGGGGAGGTTTAGGACTAGGAGGAATCGGGCTTGGACACGGCTATTAA